A part of Ammospiza caudacuta isolate bAmmCau1 chromosome 7, bAmmCau1.pri, whole genome shotgun sequence genomic DNA contains:
- the LOC131560157 gene encoding olfactory receptor 14J1-like, which produces MFFFLLNLALSDLGSICTTVPKAMHNSLWDTRNISYTGCAAQLFFFLFFISAELFLLIIMCYDRYVSICKPLHYGTLLGSRACAHMAAAAWASAFLYALMHTANTFSLPLCHGNALGQFFCEIPQILKLSCSNSYLRELKVIVFSISLAFVCFVFIVFSYVQIFRAVLRIPSEQGRHKAFSTCLPHLAVVSLFISTAAFAYLKPLSISSPSLDLALSVLYSVVPPALNPLIYSLRNQELKAAVRRLMTGLFWKH; this is translated from the coding sequence atgttcttcttcctgctcaacctggccctcagcgacctgggctccatctgcaccactgtccccaaagccatgcacaattccctctgggacaccaggaacatctcctatacaggatgtgctgctcagctctttttctttctgttcttcatctcagcagagcttttcctcctgatcatcatgtgctatgaccgctacgtgtccatctgcaaacccctgcactatgggacactcctgggcagcagagcttgtgcccacatggcagcagctgcctgggccagtgcctttctctatgctctcatgcacacagccaatacattttccctgcccctgtgccatggcaatgccctgggccagttcttctgtgaaatcccccagatcctcaagctctcctgctcaaaTTCCTACCTCAGGGAACTTAAGGTTAttgttttttccatctctttagCATTTgtctgttttgtgttcattgttttctcctatgtgcagattttcagggctgtgctgaggatcccctctgagcagggacggcacaaagccttttccacctgcctccctcacctggctgtggtctcTCTGTTcatcagcactgcagcatttgCCTACTTGAAGCccctctccatctcctccccatccctggatctggccctttcagttctgtactcagtggtgcctccggccctgaaccccctcatctacagcctgaggaaccaggagctcaaggctgctgtgaggagactgatgactggattGTTTTGGAAACATTAA